The sequence below is a genomic window from Pseudorasbora parva isolate DD20220531a chromosome 4, ASM2467924v1, whole genome shotgun sequence.
CAACATCTAACAGAATTGACAAATTCATTGTTAATATATCTGAGTCTTTGTAACTGGCAAATAGCCAACTTACACTGTATTGTATTCTCCTGTTTAAGCCTAGTCGACTGGCAGGTTTTCGTCTTGACATCTGGTACCTGTGTGGTCTGGGTGTTTTGCTGCTCCATCTTTATCGATCAAGTTAGAGATAGCTCTTCATTAGCCAGTTTGATACACTCTACTCTCTAATAGAGATTCTACAACCGAAGCTAGTTTGCTTTAAAATAACAGCAGCTTTGATGTAGCGATCGGCGCTTTAAAAAACGGCTTGGTACTTCATGAAGATCCGAAACGTAATCGTCTCCTTTGTTTCGAATCAGTGGTTCGGAGTCGGACCGCGAATCAAACTGGCCAGGTCACGTGATTTCAACAGCAAACGAGGCTTCGTTACGTCATATGTACTGGTTCTCCGTTAGAGGGCGTTGATCTCATAAACATAATTAGGCTACAGTGTTTCTGAGTCGCTTACATTTCTCAGATAAGAATTGATATTCTCAAAGCTGCCTGTTCAATCTtcacatcattgtgtcacttgtgcacatcaaaacAACAGTTTCTCATTTTATTTGAACATGTTGCAAAGGCTTTTGTTGGCTACATCCATGCAAATGATTAGCCTATGCACAATAATCTgctgtttcctacattatcaaTTGCTTttgtcatgttgatcaaaatatattataatgggtctctctgttgaatagtctcacccccacaacatttaggcaTTAGTTAATGGCAAGTCTTTACATGCATAATGTCTGAACAAGTTGTCATATGTCATGCATATTTCCATCAGACATTCACATTGatacttttatttgttttttctttgtGCTATGCAGTGCTGTCTTTTTCTTTATCGCAATGACATAGTCTGTCAACAAATTACAGTACAAACTGTAAAAGCGTAAATGTGAATCTTGTCCAGTCTATTCAATCACACTCCAATATAAGGTGTATCCTACAATTTGcaataattgtcatcaaaactttataattacatcagaacatccctccagagtaCACTGTTATATTATTGACAGCATGACTAAGCAATCTGACTGTGTTATCTGTACACAGtttgtcattctgatggcaccttttcacttttgagagatgaactaaggattttgagCAAGAGACTGCTTTTGCAGGTAATCCatggtgttttgctatttgtatGAATTGAGGAATGCACTTACCGTTTTGCATATGTCGAGGATGatttgagaaatgtaccaaagtgaATGTGAAAAACGCATATATAAAAAGCTAAAAACTGCATAAGATCATAGATGAACTCTATTCAGAGATGGAGACTTGTAGCTTTATGAAGTGGTGAGTGACATACAGACCAGCACCGTTGCTAATGCTTGGGAAAAGGCTGTATAATTTGATTACCATAAGCACCTATTATAGGTGACATACATGTAACAAAACTGTATGACTTCATGCTTTGTGGAAgacaagaaaatgtttgatttGAACTGATGGAAAGTTAAATGTAGAAAACAGAAGTTCAAAAATAAAGTTGAATGTAAGCTAATGCTATTTAAATACCAATATAGTGGGGTCTACAGCCTCCTAAGACCCagaaatacaacaacaacaaaatttagtattatttttaaaatctcATTACATTCTTTAGAAACAAATGGATTTTTGTGGGGAAAATGATATACTTTgtacactgataaaaacaacttgtaagatttacttgataaaatctttgtaacaatttgcactcagtttttctaagtaaaatttactgctgcgatatcaagtacaacttacttgccaatatcaagtaaaatgtacttaactataaatgtaacatttgcaaagacattaagtaaatgttacttaattatatttaacttagcatgttgtatttattaaaataatcaagtaaatttaattttaaaaggagCATAACTATTGTGAaaattttataaatctgtattatttactcttatgaagtaattaagtagattttataatgtttgtccatttgacattttgaattacttagttgaattaatttatattactcactattattatgtaaatgttgctattttaaaccaaataaatgtaataatgttctctgcatcaaatacatttatcacaaatcacacataaatacaatgaatttgaacagtttattatgtcaaaatttacaattaaccattaaatcagtaatgttcacatcaactgattaagtagttaaggtacattcattataatttacaataactgtagaattaaacatcagcagccaacagtggcataactaacattaaagggtaagttcagccaaatatgaaatgtatcacatttgagtccaaaaataacaaaaactatgactttattcagcattgtcttctcttccgtgtttgtgttcaatcctcaaataaagattcaaacggtgaagagaagcgaatgctgaataaagtcgtagtttttgttatttttggacccaaatgtattttggatgcttcaagagactctgattaacccactgatgtctcatatggactactttgatgatgtttttattccctttctggacatggacagtatagtgtgtatacacttgcatacgctctcggactaaatataaaatatcttaaactgtgtgttgagatgaacggaggtcttacgggtgtggagcgacataggaagaggagttaatgacagacatttcatttttgactgaactgaactaacttaaccctttaatgacgagcacatgcatagtccagctgaaacagaatggtcacttttccttaatgctcattcatcgactggatcctctcgatcagctccatggacgaccatcttaaggatatgttcagcggcaacactgcgactgtcctcctgcatacagtttgtaagaaagaaagaacacaattccatttaagaaatagaattacatttataacattacattttattttcataaaaaaggtgaccggaccttcATGTCGTTAGCTCACTAAAATAGAATTGCTGACATTCATGCACTTGTTGCTAACGTTATACATCAATGCTTATTTGGTATCAGAGTTCACCTGCCATCCAAACTTTCCTTCTTTAGTGCAGAGTGCACACTAACTTAtgctttgatataataattgctgtgaaattttcagtggatataaaaacaactaacttagacacttttaaaaaatgctaacattagctagaggacacacacaggcagccagcacttaatcacggccagctaacattatattattttgaagttaaccagacagggtgactttttcgacaagaacgtggctaactacatttaatcccctctatctttgactaaacaccagtctcaactttatagaagtggataatgctttagctttagctaccgttattgtgattaaaactcacttttagtcaattttaaaccgtaacgtctatgcaataatcaaaccatcaaaacgaagtacatcgttatcacaaatctaaaatagaaaagtcagaacttaccgagaataagtcagccatataaaagcgacatcccaaaccgaccgtctctgccactgaaccgggatctttttgagcaacaacaaaaacgggCGGGCagattcaaacacactttgcttttcagattaaaatttacttagtatttttaggtgaatgtgctgggactataaaacattaaatactatttgtaaatatatggtaaaatgtactctcagttaatttattacattaataaattgtgtaaattttacataagatatatggttccaacttaatcttgattttacaatgtataaattacatgaattaatgtaatagattttacaataccacaaagtcatttttttcagtgtactcaTAAGTGGACAACAGGACACATTAAGCAATTTGTTTTACCTACAAATAAAAGTTAGCAACCCAAAACATTCAATAccctcctcattcattttttaaagttaaacaatCTTTTTAGTATTCCTCAGTCaatcaataacaaaaaatatgaaagAGTAGAATTGAATACCTGTTTTTCCACTAGTTTTTTGTCACAAATATATAGGGTCCCTAACAACCTGAGGTGAGTAAGATTGtatgtaggcctacttttacacaatgataaattaatctataatgacaaAAAAGGCACAATTCACCTTCTTTACAAAAGGGGGCAATGTCTAAtatgcaatgatgaagtgaaGTTCTCAGTTAGCCCAGACAGAACACAAAATAATCTGCAAAATTTGAAATGGCTtggtgatttactgcagagagcaagtactaaccACAATTAAATAGTGTCAATGTCACTTCACGATGGATTTGCTGAAGCTGTCAGTgaacaaaatttgattttgaagatgttgaaaagGAGTTGAGAATATGCTTGAAGCTGTGAATATGAGTCACATGCTGAacatactggtaaacgagcttgACAAGAACAGGTGTAAACGCCTGCTCagactgaacccttccaagtgCCAAAAGGTAACAACAATTTTATCATTCTGTATTCATTACTTTAACTACAGGAGCTTTGTTTTAGCACAACAGGTAGagatccatgttaaatatagagcCGCTAAcaacctgaatatgtaagaatgtttgtcTAAATGGTCATGCATTTAAGAGTTAAATGACCTGCATAGGCAAAAGCAGTGTCTGTCATTCAATTTTCCGGATTTTAATCCAGCTTTGTACAAACAATTCTCAACCGTTATGAAAGATAACAGGATGAATTAAAATACCATTTTACTTAATGCGTAAAATGGCCATACATGGGTCTCCCATTCAATGCATCTATATGctctaatttgcatattgtgtTCTTGGAGCAACATAACTGTAGTTTGCAACTTTCATAATATTGAACAATTCCATGTTcattgaaaaataaatcattagtGTAACCcccctccaaaaaaaaaaaaaaaaccctcagaTACAAGGACTGGTTTGTCAGTTTTATTGGGAAACTTTCTTTTGCCCTTGAACAACTACAGGACCAAGTGTGGCCTTGCCTTCCCACTGAACACCTAGAGAGGGAAAAGAGCAAAGTTAGAGCACTTAAAACATCAAAAGCAACCTTAAGAGCAAGTTACCAACCTCTATAGGGAGCAGCAGCAGAAGCAATTCCACCATCAGGACCACATGTTGAGTCACAGCAACCACAAACTTGGTTATTTCCATCAGCAGCAACCCACCTGCAACAAGACAAAGCACTTTAAACATGAGCAAAGgcagctttaaaataaataaaaggaacATACCCATTAGCAAAAGAACAGGATTTGTGCAGAGCATCACTGGGTGCAGAAGCAATAGTTGCCTTCAGAACACATGTTATGTAGATCTGCATGGGAAGACAGACAAGTCACAAACCAAAGATGATGGAGAGAGAAGTTGAATTAACGCATGTTATTCATAGTACATACAGAAGGACTGTTGCTCTCCTGGAACATGAATGCCTCCAGCTGGAACTGGATCTTGTCAACCTGGGACCGAGGCATGAAGTGGGAGCTGGAAGCTGTAGCCTTGGCATCCACAAAGCACCTGACGACAGTCACCACAAAGAGCAACTCATGAATGTCAGCTGTCACACGTCAACAAACTAGACCTCATCCATGACCAAGATGTTAAGAGCAACCAAAACAGTCCTATAGCGTCAAAGGCCATGACCTTACCCATAATTCTCAATGAAGGAATATCTCGGAAGAGAGTTCACATCAGGCCCTTGAGTGGCCACACAGCtgtccacaaacacacgcaGAGGCACATGATTGTACTGCTTCACAGATGCCTCAATGTTAATAACACCACCCAGAAAATAGGTGTGTGAAGGCCTCTGGTAGGTCCAATCATCTACAAAAGAGAAGGGAACATTTTAGGCACAGCTACAAATTGCGACGttaaatgtgcattaaaaaCAAACTGGACCAACCCATCATGAGCTTCAGGGAGAACATCAAGACTTCTTCACCAACCTCCGCTGAGGCATAAGGGATCCATGTTGGCCTCAAGGCATTACTGCTTACATTTTGAAGCCTGTGGTTCATGAAAGTACCCATTAAATGGTCTCCCAGTTGCACAAGCAATGAAAGTCAGAGATCACTTACCTTTGATAGTGGCATTGAACACCAACAACTGCACTTTCAGTCCGGATAATAGGAGTGCCTACAAGAGCCTCAGGGGTGTAGGTAAGAGAGAAGGTGTAGACAAGCTCATCCTCAGTTATCTGCAAGAGATTAAAGTAAAAAAGACAGTTCCTCGTGAAGATATCATACCAAGACAGTATAATCATTGGGCCTACTACGAAAGGGAGAAAGTGCATTGGTGTTAACAGGCCTTAAGCAGCATTAATGGGTCAGTTCAAGATGGATTGTAGCTGGTTTGGAAGTCATTAAAACGCTTAGTTTATCAAATACTTGAGAATTTAGGATTTCCCCATTTAAATAGATAAGATATAGTCTTGAATACCCAAAACAGCTGCCCTAGCATTGCAAATACAACAGCCGTTTAAACTGACACTCATTGAAGAGGACTTTGGATATCCTCAACTGGTACAAACAGATTGAGAGTTAAGAATTATTACCATCTGTACGCTGTTGCAGTCCTGTAACTCATACTCAAAGATGAGCACCCTAGACGCAGAGTCCTGACCAACAACAGGACAGCCACCTAAAGACAGACCAGTTGGTTGGATCAACTGACCATTGCCAAAAAAGTCCTGCTGGACTTCTACAAGCACCCGGTTCTCTCCGCACTGAACCGCTACGCTGCTGGGAGTCACGGGTCGCTTCAACTGGAAGTCCACCGCTAACTCGCTCTTCACCTCAGGAACAACGGGATACCTCCAATCCAAAGGCTTCACTGGACCCTGCAACACCTGCTTCTCCTGAAGGCCAAACGGCTCCTGTGCAAGGCCTCTGGAGGCAGGACCCTTAAACAGAGGAGCCACTGGCAAAGTGGTCCAGAGCCCTGGAGGAGAACGGGCAGGACTTCTGGAAGCTGGATCTGATTTTGGCCCCATGCTTCTTGGACTTTGACTGTGCATCAAACTTCCCCATGCATCAGGCAGATCAAATGCAGCAATAACAACCACCAACAATACACCTTTCAGGAGCTCCATCCTAACAAACTTTGACacaaaagccacaacacacttGGCTTTGCCATTTTGTACAGCTCTGAATGAAGGTGGCTCCTCCccttttagtttaattgattacCTTTGATTCTCCTCTGGACCTGTAGAGTTTATGGGTCTCTGAGACCAACCGCTCTGCAAATTTTGTATGCCTGCTCTGACCCACCTCATCTCCTAGTATAACAATATGTAGTTACAATTGT
It includes:
- the LOC137072833 gene encoding zona pellucida sperm-binding protein 3-like; translation: MELLKGVLLVVVIAAFDLPDAWGSLMHSQSPRSMGPKSDPASRSPARSPPGLWTTLPVAPLFKGPASRGLAQEPFGLQEKQVLQGPVKPLDWRYPVVPEVKSELAVDFQLKRPVTPSSVAVQCGENRVLVEVQQDFFGNGQLIQPTGLSLGGCPVVGQDSASRVLIFEYELQDCNSVQMITEDELVYTFSLTYTPEALVGTPIIRTESAVVGVQCHYQRLQNVSSNALRPTWIPYASAEVGEEVLMFSLKLMMDDWTYQRPSHTYFLGGVINIEASVKQYNHVPLRVFVDSCVATQGPDVNSLPRYSFIENYGCFVDAKATASSSHFMPRSQVDKIQFQLEAFMFQESNSPSIYITCVLKATIASAPSDALHKSCSFANGWVAADGNNQVCGCCDSTCGPDGGIASAAAPYRGVQWEGKATLGPVVVQGQKKVSQ